The Amblyraja radiata isolate CabotCenter1 chromosome 5, sAmbRad1.1.pri, whole genome shotgun sequence genome includes the window gatcGGGAGGTATTGTGAGGGGAAAACGGGGAGGTGagtagtgggggatagagggataggaagggggtagggaggggagaggagttatggagtgagggagtgactgagggtaggggaaaggacagggtgagggagggattggtggaggggaggagaagggaaagaagaggaagggtgaagaggaggggacggAGTGCTGGAGATGAGggtaaatgagccgtgcctgcgcagtggaGGCTGtgtgagtggtgtaatattgtGTTGGgcggacgggttgcattgggggaacgggtgagtggtgtaatattgcattggggggacgggtgagtggtgtaatatttcattggggaacggattgcgttgggggaccaggcctcccgtatgACAGGGCCCCAACGGGTCCCTCTTAGTCTAGTTCATGTTAAAACCCACTGCCTTTTCGTTTTCCCTTTGCCAAAGAATAGTGATGCAAACACTTCACTACTTGTGCAAGTTGGTGAATATTCTGTCTTTAtatatttcagttttttattacctcaataaagtgttttttttaataaaataaaactgCGAACTGAAGCAGAGAGTGAGTCGTTGAAGGGGGTGAGGGAATATGTGGGGGTTGGAGGAGTAGAaagggggagtgagtgagggaacGCAGTGGCAGTagagggagtggggtggagggagggaaggaacaaGGAGAGTGAAGGaacaggaggagggaggagggagggaaagacATGGTGGAAGGGAGTGACTAGAGAGGAGGGCGGAATTGAGGTAacagtgggagtgagggtagaggaggagagagtgaggggacaggtgggggaggatgagagggctggagggaagagagggaaggagtgAGGCAGGTTTGAGATAGAGGGAGGTGGGAACGGAGGGAGGGTGAAGGATACGGGAcgattgtagggaaacatgtttctggcttgtgtgaatgtgggagtaatgagacagttaagcatgttttcctagaatgtaaaaagtacagggtagaaagaaaagtattgtttgttagactgacaggacttggagttgaggctttttctgtttcatctttgtttggacacagtgagaaacatcaactgatatccagggctgttcttcaattcctgcaagttacaggactgtggagggcagtaatacgcttagcagcgtctacactgccggaatcctacatgTAGAAGAAGCAGAAGATACAGAGCAAAGAATCCTCCGCTCTATAGTCTTTGATACAGAGAGGGCGGGGATGGGAGCCAGCGGTCCTCCAGGCGGgcgagcggatgacagatggtcctccaggccaGGCGGGGTGAGCCGAGCGCCGATGGTCCTCCGGGTCGGTCCTCCAGGGGAGGtgagccgagccgagccgagccgagcgTGGGCGGGTCGATGGCAGCAGCCTGGGCCCGGGGGCGGGACGGGAGCggtgggggcggggcggggcggggccgcgagcgagtgagtgagtgacgtgGAGCATCAACCGTCAGCccagcgggagcgggagcgggtcTGGGCCAAGATGGCGGCAGCAACGACGGGCCGGGTGAGCTCAGCGGGGGGAGGATTGAAGGGGGAGTGGGGTTggagccgagggggatgaatggggagggggggtcaaGTGAtccagggaagggggtagggagccaggtgggggtgggttcacattgtttgtgggtggggagggagcaaagggggtaAGGAGCGGGAGGAGGCGGCAGAGGTAAGGGggagggagccacagggaggaggtcacattgtttgggggtggggagggttttGCAGTTTAGGAAATCACTGTGAACGGCGGGGCGCTgggggaatgtgtggagccgagggatctaggagtgcgggtacgagttgggccgaagggcctttttccacactgtatcactctatgacaaagtgctggagtaactcagtaggtcaggcagcatctgtggagaagatagacacaaagtgctggagtaactcagtaggtcaggcagcatctgtggagaagatagacacaaagtgctggagtaactcagtaggtcaggcagcatctgtggagaagatagacacaaagtgctggagtaactcagtaggtcaggcagcatctgtggagaagatagacacaaagtgctggagtaagtaagcgggacaggcagcatctgtggagaaaagaaatgggtgacgttttgtgtcgagacccttctttggtttagaaacatagaaaatcggtgcaggagtaggccattcggcccttcgagcctgcaccaccattcaatatgatcatggctgatcatccaactcagtatcctgtacctgccttctctccataccccctgatccctttagccacaaggcccacatctaactccctcttaaatatagccaatgaaccggcctcaactaccttctgtggcagacaattccagagtttagtttagagatgcagcgcagaaacaggtctttcggcccacggagtcagcGCCTacaagcgatcaccccttacactagcactatcctacgtactttagggacaatttaacaattttgggAAGGTcgattaatctacaaccttgaccctctttgaaatgttggaggaaaccagagcacctggagtaaaaacccacgcaggtcaaggggagaacatacaaactccgcacagacagcacccatagtcaggatcgaacccgggtctctggcggtgaggcagcagtggtaccactgtgccgccctgagttATGTAACGGATTCatccgccataaacgcacccaatatgtgctagtcatgtcctgtttgccatcttattgaccctctgtgttcacctcctgcagggtttaggagccgttgctgtggacggagagacagggACCTGAGCGGCCATGGAGGGCGGCCAGGGTTACGGTGAGCCCCACATCTGCtcagtgtgcgggctgagcttcgaggggctagcggcggtggaggaccacatgacggggcacaacaaggagaagcattatgagtgcgacgtgtgtggcaagactTGGCAGAACCCGAGCCAGCTgaagacccaccggcgggtgcacagcagtgagcggcccttcacctgctccgactgcggcaaaggcttcaagtcgtcagcggacttgaaggtgcacaggcgcttgcacaccggggagcggccgtaCACCTGTGGTGACTGCGGGAAGGGCTTCACACGCTCCAACAGCCTGCTCGAGCACCGGCgctcccacaccggcgagcgcccctacacctgcgcccagtgcggcaagagctacaCCCGCTCCAaaaacctgctggagcaccagcgcacccacaccggcgagcggcccttcacctgcgcccagtgcggcaagagctacaCCCGCTCCAAcatcctgctggagcaccagcgcacccataccggcgagcgcccctacacctgtacccagtgcggcaagggcttcatccgtcCCTCCGGCTTGTTGTCCCACCAGCAGGTGCACACCGGCGACCGTCCCTTCCCCAGGCCCTTCgggtgctccgactgcggcaaggacTTCAAGAAGGAGTATGATCTGAaagtccaccggcgggtgcacacgggcgagaagccctacggCTGCTCTACCTGCGGCAAGAACTTTGCCCGGTTGTCGGGGCTACGGCAGCACcgacgggtgcacagcagtgagcggcccttcacctgctcagaatgcggcaaaggcttcaagtcgtcgccaGACCTGTTgaagcacaggcgcctgcacaccggggagcggccctacacctgcagcgaatgcggcaagggcttcacccagtccagcagcctgctggagcaccagggcACCCACACCGGCAAGCGCCCTTTCACCTGcgtccagtgtggcaagggcttcacccgctccatcaagctgctgtcccaccagcgggtgcacaccagCGACCGTCACTTCCCCACCCCGGTGAGTGGAGagggctttgccatggcctcccacgccctgtctcgccAGCGCGTGCACacaagtggccagccctacgactgcccgtactgtggtgaggcgtTTCACAGCTCGCGGGAGTTGCGGCAGCACCGACGGGCCCACGCAGGCGAGCGGCTGCTCTCACGCAGGCGAGTGTTTCAAGAacgcacgggggctgcgggagcaccagcgggtaCACAGACCATGACGAAGAAGGTGAGGATCGACTACGATGGCAGGATAAAACTGGACCattattgcctgtggcagattgtgttttcacaCCTGCCGCAGGAAGAGCATCCTCTGttggggcctttttgactgtggagtcgatggtggcctccctttgatctatccaacaatgatctattctacattttccttgaactcctgcccctttgttctgttttcactccttacacttccttatctctgtacatcccatcagaatgaagaagggtctcgacccaaaacgtcacgcataccttctctccacagaAGACTCACATTGTGACTCTGCGCAGGGCAGGGGGCGGGGCCGGCAGTCCCCCTCGGATTGGCGGTGACGTCAGGGTGCCAGTCGTACGCAACGTCTGTGCGTCTCACTTCATGGTGCAGGGCGGGCGGATGTGCGGTCGGGCGGCTCGACGGGTTTCCCAGATGCTcggcgcccccctcccccccctctcaacaCCCCCACTCACCGCCCCActcatcccacccacccccctcccccaactcaccCCCACCACTCACTCATCCCACATCCACCCCCGCTCACCCCCACCACTCaatcccccactcacccccaccACTAAATCCACCACcacttaccccctaccccccccccccccatcacccccttccacttcccctcttcccccccccctccccatcaagCATTTGTAACGTTCACACATTAGTAATGTCCTGCTTGCCagtttgttgaccctctgtgttcccctcctgcagggtttaggagccgttgctgtggacggagtgacggggacgtgagcagccattgagggcggccagggtgccggtgagccctacatctgctcggtgtgcgggctgagcttcggtggaggaccaTATGACGGGACACAACTAGGAGAAACGTTATGattgtgacgtgtgtggcaaggcctggtagAACCCGTACCTGCTGAagacccaccggcgggtacaCACGGCCGAACGAATCTTCGAATGCTCAGAGTGTggcaagaactgcagctgctacgAGGTCTGGCTCCCAACTACTGAGTGCAGTCCGACGAGAGGCGCTTTACCTGCTCTAACTGTGGCAAGAGCTTAAAGACAGCATATGACGTGAAGATCCACTGGCGAGTGCACAGCGGTGAGCGGTCCTTcacctccgactgcggcaaagactTCAATTCATCGCTGGAACTAAAGGTGCACAGGCACCTGCACACCGGGgaacggccctacacctgcagcgactgtggGAAGGGCTTTCCCCACTCCcaacagcctgctggtgcaccagtgcacccacaccggcaagcgccccttcacctgtgaccagtgcggcaaggacttcacccgCTCCAACAGTCTGCTGTACCACAAGCAGGTGCACGCTGGCgaccgtcccttccccagcccggtgtgtggatagCGCTTTGTCATGGCCTCCCATGCCCCGTCTCACCAGCACATGCACACAATTGGCCAGCCCTACAACTGCCCGTTTGACAGCTGAAGGGGGTCGCGGGAGCACCGGCgagcccacaccggcgagcggctgttcccactgcggcaagcgtttcaagagcgcacgggggctgcgggagcaccagcggatacacagaccatgatggagaaggtgaggaaagactctacgatggcaatataaaactggaccaacattgcctgtggcagattgtgttttttcAGCTGCCGCAGGGGGTACATCCTTTATTGggactttttgactgtggagtcgatggtggcctcccattgatCTATccaacaattatctattctacattgtccttgatcACCATTCCCAGTGTCCtgttttcactccttacacttccttatctctgtacctcccattagactgaagaaaggtcttgacccgaaacatcacgtattccttctctccacagatgctgcccgacccgctgagtgactccagcactgtgtgaccttcttcccatgatgcatgccGCCCCCCACATGACTGCGCAATGGCAGAGGGCGGGGCCGGCCGTCCCCCTCGGATTGGCGGGCGGATGCAGGGGCCGGCAGATGTGCGGGCGGGCGGCTAGACGCGATTGCCGGATCCTCGGCGACCACCCTCCCCCACTCGCTCCCCTTCCCTTACTCCCCttactcccctcctcctccccccacccccgttgACCCCcacaccctcttccccccacttCAAGTACTAGTAATGTACACGAGTTAGTAatatcctgtttgccagcttgttgaccctctgtgttcccctcctgcagggttcaggagccgttgctgtggacggagagacggggatgtGAGCGGCCTTTGAGGGCGGCCCGGGTGCCAgtgaccaccccccacccccccccccccccccccccccctctgctcggtgtgcgggctgagatttgagaggctgagcttcgatggaggatggatgtgctgcgggtgcacagcagtgggcGGCCCTTCacttgctccgactgcggcaaaggcttcaagtcatcGCTGGTCCTGATGCACAGGTGCCTACACACCGGGgagcacccctacacctgcgcgGCAAGGGctacaagctgctgtcccactagTAGGTGCACACCGGCGACCATCCCTttaccaggcccttcggctgctccgactgcggcaagagcttcaggaCAACGTATGACCTGAAGGTCCACCGACGAGTGCACATGGGTAGGAGCCCTTTGgccgctccacctgcggcaagagctttgcccggttGTCGGGGCTGCGAGTGCACCGGCAGtgtggaagaaaaattaatatctttccTTACTTCATTTtaattggaattgaacaaggtaacgaagggtgttttggatgtgacaattggaaGCTCTCGCTTGACCAGCTGCAGAAGAGGTTCgtgggaatcggcaaagtaagattagacgtattacctcttgtctgcgaatgtgttgaagggtggatggtaaatgtaaacatgaaatagtagagGAGATAACAAAGCTTGTTGTTCCCCATAAAAATGTTACTGTAAATGGGGGGCTCATGATTGGCATGGAGAGGGGATGGTGGCGTGGGCCACCTgaaaggtgagatagaataatgtcaagatgcccttgtattggGTTTGACGTATTAATCATGTaatgttgaataagattaacataagcgACAAGTATGTTATGACTAATTAAATAATTGGTACCCGTATAGTTGATAGAATATTTTTGTAGATTAGTATCTAACAAAAGTAAACAAAAGTTGTTAACTGCACAGTATAACTAGGCTAATTCTGCAGTGAAGTCAGAGAACAGGTGAGAACAGTTTACTGCCGCCATctcatgatatcatgcaataaagtctTGAAGCAAACTTGCAAAGTCTGTTATTTTTTGTTTTCCTTTAATTagcctctaaattaatttcttccacagaattctttccatgagtagtatctctgctcaataaccaaaagtctgtagcctccttttgctcaggtattctatttcattcacatgtttaaactataatgttttattattaatgttttatgtgtcattcttaatttttactgtatgtcatgttgttacttgcgagcagagcaccaaggcaaattccttgtatgtgtacatacttggccaataaacgtattaattcattcatgtgGCGTAGTCACCAGGATTCCAATTGTAACAGGATTCGAACGAATACAAGGGCAAATGAAAGGGAATGATAAAATAGTCCCCACTGAAAGAGGGACAGGGGGTTTCCCAGAGAAGGGAGAGCCCCGGTAACCCAGCTATCGGGCCGGTGACTCACTGAGCCAAGACACCAATTAGCGTTGAGGCAAGATTGCGGAGAAGATACATTTACTCGCACTGAGCCAAGAGGCCTGTGGGGTGAGACAAGATTGTGGAGAAAGGTAAATGGAAGCAGGTGCTGTAAAGCGCGCTTTTGaaatcactatctccatcgcaggtgatagacttctgaccgacatccactatacacCCACTGACTCCCTATTTGGACTACACTtcttgtaaggactccatcccctactcccaattccttcgtctacgccgcatctgctcccaggatgaggtgttccacaccagggcatcggagatgtcctcattcttcagggaacgggggttccccttttCTACCATAGATCAGGcactcaccagggtttcttcgaTACCGCgtgacactgctctctctccccatcccctcactcgtaacaagggcagagtcctattcctcaccttccaccctaccagccgtcacgtacaacaaataatcctccgtcattttcgccacttccaacgtgaccccacatcttcccatctcctcctctgtcggctttccgcagagcgcTCCATCCGTATCTCCCTGGtctattcgtcccttcccacccgaaccaccccctctctggacactttcccttgcaaccgcaggaaatgctacacttgtcgctttacctccccccttgattccattcaagAACCcatgcagtctttccaggtgagacagaggttcacctgcatctcctccaacctcatctattgcatccactgctctagatgtcagctgatctacatcggtgagaccattcgtaggcttggcgatcgctttgccgaacacctccgctcggcccacaatagccaacctgatctcccggtggctcagcacttcaactccccctcccattccatatccgacctttctgtcctgggcctcctccatggtcagggtgaagaccaccggaaattggaggagcagcacctcatatttcgtttgtaccccagcggtatgaacattgacttctctaatttcaggtagtccttactgtctcctccccttctcagctccccctcTAGCCctttggctcctcctcttcctttcttcttcccacccccccccccccccccatcctcacatcagtctgaagaaggggttcggcccgaaacgttgcctatttcattcgctccatagatgctgccgcacccgctgagtttcttcagcacttttttcTACCTTTGacctaccatctgcagttccttcttaaacatagaaattgaaaggtgactttgaggtttGTGGACAGAGTAAAACTGGTGCGCGCAATCTGTAAATAGAATATTATAAGACATTGTCCGCGAAAACCTAACTTTTCTTTTAACAGACTTGTGAAAAGAATATAGTAGTCGATCGGAGAAATCTGATCCTATTGATAGAGGGAGGCCTGAGGAAAAGAAACGGGTGGTCCAGGAGGGAAAGATGCAGATAAGAAAGAGCATTGCCAAGGTGATCAAAAAGACCAAAAGACACCGGGAAAGGTAGGAGATCCCATTGTTCCAGCCGGATCGCCAGCAGGTGTGGtaataaaaaagaatgatcaatgtctggAAAATTTTTGTGGTAGTCTAGCTCTAGCTAATCGATCAAATGGAAATTGATCGTTATAAGCTATCTCTGTCCAACTCACTTCTAAAAAATACATGGGTTGGCAAGATGGGAGCACAATTAATATTTGCCATGGTAGTGTTATTAGTGGTAGTTGGAGTGGTAAGTGTAACTTTAACATTGATGGAAACAAGAAGGAAATGGGAGGGGCTAGAGAAAAGACACCAGCTTCTAGAGGAGGAGAAAGCAGATGTTGAGCTGAATGAGGGACCTGTGTCTATAATACCAAATCAACTGGAAGCAACATATCCCCTTAATATATGCCGCGGAGGTAAGGTGGTACAGGCACCTGTGATCAGATTGTCTAAATCAATGGAAGAAGAACCCGTGGCTACAGTCAAGATAGGTGACTGCCATTTAGACCTTCTGGTCAATACCGGAGCCACTATGTCATCTGTGCCCCCCTACATGGACATCGCTGTCAGTCAGTCAAATACTAATACAATTGGGGTTGCTGGTGTCCCCATGATAGAACTTTCATCATAACCCACTCATATTAGGATAAATGGCAAGCCGCTTACTGATATTCATATAATCTCCAGATTGGCCCCACTCCCGTGTTGACCCAATTGCCTCTACAGGGTATCAACTGACGTGTCGAACAAAAGATTCTAAACCAGGGTTTAGTTCAGCATGCAAACAATTCTAACAACttctaataacttctcatttACTTTATTTTTTCAACTTATCACTTCTTAAACTGAATCACGAAACtcattgtagtgtattttgggtacttggaactgactcaaaagaactctcagatacaggagtaaactcacaagcttctttattgctggacgccaccatgagtctcctctagcgcatgcgtcccctcgcacaagacataacatatgctaattacattatatacattacactgctccccctttaacttggaggcaggttacACCatatacattatatacattacactgctccccctttagcttggaggcgaataacaccatttctagtacattaaatataattgattaacacatagttgcaaaattatattattacagtcatcttacattacaccctcataactgtaataatcgtatctaaacttagcacttataatggttcattccactcatctttctaatcactctagctctacctgtatctctgcctcttccctttttaaatatcctaatttgcagatttcttcctgttcttgaaattctgctaaagttaacatttcctctgtttctgttctttatttgtaggtgggatctgacacatgactgcaggttttcgtttttcagtcgctctctgtcgctcaatttcctggcgctacgtatttatctgatcttgttgtataatgacattctgcaatgcataaacatttgtccattgctcagtgaaggaagctccatgctggactatactgaagtgtcctaatcgcaatcggtcctgcatacttctgtctcgaccgacaagcctctcttctttagacttttctgttaacagctttttgctcatcgtcacacatttatttaaccattctttgcaacgtttaagccttttttgctgttcgtctatttgtcttcttaaatcacctttctggttattcatcaagaagtaggatctatactgTCCTTGCAATACAGCAGTAGCTTTGGtttgcgctctgtatatttctcttactacataagcacggtagtgatactgcactacaactgctgtataaatcggtttgaggaagtctttcctatatcgtttaagtcttttgtatcgtttcagccttttctgttgtgcgtctatttgtctccttaggtctttcctataccaactcatacggagtactgacggcacttttacagtagctctcttttgcttaaccaccatactcttgtaggcagtttgaatggtaatagttgcatccctcattgactgatattgcacaaactgggaatgccctattttacatgctttgtaccatctctggatcgaaatgactgcttgtcgcatagctctgtaccgtacccttaatcggtaaccacggtatgcagcttgcagagtga containing:
- the LOC116972915 gene encoding zinc finger protein 239-like isoform X4, producing MEGGQGYGEPHICSVCGLSFEGLAAVEDHMTGHNKEKHYECDVCGKTWQNPSQLKTHRRVHSSERPFTCSDCGKGFKSSADLKVHRRLHTGERPYTCGDCGKGFTRSNSLLEHRRSHTGERPYTCAQCGKSYTRSKNLLEHQRTHTGERPFTCAQCGKSYTRSNILLEHQRTHTGERPYTCTQCGKGFIRPSGLLSHQQVHTGDRPFPRPFGCSDCGKDFKKEYDLKVHRRVHTGEKPYGCSTCGKNFARLSGLRQHRRVHSSERPFTCSECGKGFKSSPDLLKHRRLHTGERPYTCSECGKGFTQSSSLLEHQGTHTGKRPFTCVQCGKGFTRSINLLVHQCTHTGKRPFTCDQCGKDFTRSNSLLYHKQVHAGDRPFPSPVCG
- the LOC116972915 gene encoding zinc finger protein 239-like isoform X5 — its product is MEGGQGYGEPHICSVCGLSFEGLAAVEDHMTGHNKEKHYECDVCGKTWQNPSQLKTHRRVHSSERPFTCSDCGKGFKSSADLKVHRRLHTGERPYTCGDCGKGFTRSNSLLEHRRSHTGERPYTCAQCGKSYTRSKNLLEHQRTHTGERPFTCAQCGKSYTRSNILLEHQRTHTGERPYTCTQCGKGFIRPSGLLSHQQVHTGDRPFPRPFGCSDCGKDFKKEYDLKVHRRVHTGEKPYGCSTCGKNFARLSGLRQHRRVHSSERPFTCSECGKGFKSSPDLLKHRRLHTGERPYTCSECGKGFTQSSSLLEHQGTHTGKRPFTCVQCGKGFTRSIKLLSHQRVHAGDRPFPSPVCG
- the LOC116972915 gene encoding gastrula zinc finger protein XlCGF52.1-like isoform X3; this translates as MEGGQGYGEPHICSVCGLSFEGLAAVEDHMTGHNKEKHYECDVCGKTWQNPSQLKTHRRVHSSERPFTCSDCGKGFKSSADLKVHRRLHTGERPYTCGDCGKGFTRSNSLLEHRRSHTGERPYTCAQCGKSYTRSKNLLEHQRTHTGERPFTCAQCGKSYTRSNILLEHQRTHTGERPYTCTQCGKGFIRPSGLLSHQQVHTGDRPFPRPFGCSDCGKDFKKEYDLKVHRRVHTGEKPYGCSTCGKNFARLSGLRQHRRVHSSERPFTCSECGKGFKSSPDLLKHRRLHTGERPYTCSECGKGFTQSSSLLEHQGTHTGKRPFTCVQCGKGFTRSIKLLSHQRVHTGDHPFTRPFGCSDCGKSFRTTYDLKVHRRVHMGRSPLAAPPAARALPGCRGCECTGSVEEKLISFLTSF
- the LOC116972915 gene encoding zinc finger protein OZF-like isoform X1 produces the protein MEGGQGYGEPHICSVCGLSFEGLAAVEDHMTGHNKEKHYECDVCGKTWQNPSQLKTHRRVHSSERPFTCSDCGKGFKSSADLKVHRRLHTGERPYTCGDCGKGFTRSNSLLEHRRSHTGERPYTCAQCGKSYTRSKNLLEHQRTHTGERPFTCAQCGKSYTRSNILLEHQRTHTGERPYTCTQCGKGFIRPSGLLSHQQVHTGDRPFPRPFGCSDCGKDFKKEYDLKVHRRVHTGEKPYGCSTCGKNFARLSGLRQHRRVHSSERPFTCSECGKGFKSSPDLLKHRRLHTGERPYTCSECGKGFTQSSSLLEHQGTHTGKRPFTCVQCGKGFTRSIKLLSHQRVHTSDRHFPTPVSGEGFAMASHALSRQRVHTSGQPYDCPYCGEAFHSSRELRQHRRAHAGERLLSRRRVFQERTGAAGAPAGTQTMTKKVRIDYDGRIKLDHYCLWQIVFSHLPQEEHPLLGPF
- the LOC116972915 gene encoding gastrula zinc finger protein XlCGF52.1-like isoform X2, whose product is MEGGQGYGEPHICSVCGLSFEGLAAVEDHMTGHNKEKHYECDVCGKTWQNPSQLKTHRRVHSSERPFTCSDCGKGFKSSADLKVHRRLHTGERPYTCGDCGKGFTRSNSLLEHRRSHTGERPYTCAQCGKSYTRSKNLLEHQRTHTGERPFTCAQCGKSYTRSNILLEHQRTHTGERPYTCTQCGKGFIRPSGLLSHQQVHTGDRPFPRPFGCSDCGKDFKKEYDLKVHRRVHTGEKPYGCSTCGKNFARLSGLRQHRRVHSSERPFTCSECGKGFKSSPDLLKHRRLHTGERPYTCSECGKGFTQSSSLLEHQGTHTGKRPFTCVQCGKGFTRSIKLLSHQRVHTSDRHFPTPVSGEGFAMASHALSRQRVHTSGQPYDCPYCGEAFHSSRELRQHRRAHAGERLLSRRRVFQERTGAAGAPAGTQTMTKKGLGAVAVDGVTGT